From a single Girardinichthys multiradiatus isolate DD_20200921_A chromosome 17, DD_fGirMul_XY1, whole genome shotgun sequence genomic region:
- the phf21b gene encoding PHD finger protein 21B isoform X1 codes for MELQGLQEALKVELQCHQLPDCFQTGMKLDPQNQTLCKGLNELQNGQKLAVRSCPVGTTKPLSLIKTPSQGIAISVVPAKAPVSMVTAHINGQKAPGPEPLQTSPINLQASGRAPAGAGVVPFGGGRRAGELLPPSQMLGTLTAVPIKVPQVSSLHRLAGQAATVLPQVRPKTQIPDSLPHSPCQDLQPLSLQRVTAVVSPKSQAPTLPTANSTFSSEHQPNSQNNASTPLLAPSLGPDLGSPSQHASAGPGVAYAIIAASPAPGNGVSAVSEAVKVIIIQPQAPSSIEGSPGAQADFPLQEAPTAKSPPKKKKEEDPEKIAFMVALGLVTTEQLEEIQTKRQERKRRSTANPAYSGLFEPERKRLPSHYLNSSLYLSAREDFCWKEELEHDDRCAVCKEEGELQPCHNCPRAYHPSCLHPPIKSPHRGPWYCPKCQKKVLNKENLSWPQNFVQSYVTHKTVRQEEKRRLLRRNNELKKECSHLEEQDQKLNKTLKACMDQRDRLLGLQRDTQASLDRLKTLIRLIQRDQLVQVTMTTVAKLPQLWMKPTSTATIVAAPSAAPLQPSQDDVTN; via the exons aaCCAGACGTTGTGCAAAGGCCTCAATGAGCTTCAGAACGGTCAG AAGCTGGCTGTCCGAAGCTGTCCCGTGGGGACCACCAAGCCGCTGTCGCTCAtcaagacccccagccagggcATCGCCATCTCCGTGGTTCCGGCCAAGGCTCCCGTTTCCATGGTGACAGCACACATTAACGGCCAGAAGGCGCCCGGGCCAGAGCCGCTGCAGACGTCGCCCATCAACCTCCAGGCGTCTGGCAGGGCGCCGGCCGGTGCCGGAGTCGTCCCATTTGGCGGCGGCAGACGAGCCGGGGAGCTGCTGCCCCCCTCCCAG ATGCTAGGAACTCTCACTGCTGTGCCCATCAAGGTGCCTCAAGTCAGCTCGCTGCACCGGCTGGCAGGACAAGCAGCCACTGTGCTACCTCAG GTCAGGCCAAAGACCCAGATCCCAGACAGCCTCCCCCACAGTCCCTGCCAGGATCTGCAGCCGCTCAGCCTGCAGAGAGTCACCGCTGTGGTCAGCCCCAAGAGCCAGGCCCCCACCCTGCCCACCGCCAACAGCACCTTCAGCTCGGAGCACCAGCCAAACAGCCAGAacaatgcctccactcctctGCTCGCCCCATCACTAGGCCCTGATTTGGGTAGCCCCTCCCAGCACGCCTCTGCAGGTCCCGGCGTGGCCTACGCCATCATCGCTGCCTCCCCTGCCCCCGGAAACGGGGTGTCGGCTGTCAGCGAAGCCGTAAAG GTGATAATTATCCAGCCGCAGGCCCCCAGCAGTATTGAGGGGTCCCCAGGGGCCCAGGCTGACTTCCCCTTACAGGAAGCTCCAACTGCTAAATCCCCtccaaagaagaaaaaggaggaggaCCCTGAG AAAATCGCCTTCATGGTCGCCCTCGGCCTCGTCACCACAGAGCAGCTAGAAG AGATCCAGACGAAgaggcaggagaggaagaggagaagcaCAGCCAACCCAGCCTACAGTGGCCTCTTCGAGCCGGAG AGGAAACGCCTGCCGTCACATTATCTGAACAGCTCCCTCTACCTGTCGGCACGAG AGGATTTCTGCTGGAAG gaggagctggagcatgACGACCGCTGCGCCGTCTGCAAGGAGGAAGGAGAACTGCAGCCCTGCCACAACTGCCCCCGAGCCTACCACCCCAGCTGCCTCCACCCGCCCATCAAAAGCCCCCACAGAGGCCCCTGGTACTGCCCCAAGTGCCAGAAGAAG GTCCTGAACAAGGAGAACCTGTCTTGGCCTCAGAACTTTGTTCAGTCCTATGTTACACATAAGACAG tgaggcaagaGGAGAAGCGGCGGCTGCTGAGACGAAACAacgagctgaagaaggagtgtTCTCACCTGGAGGAGCAGGACCAGAAGCTCAACAAGACGCTCAAA GCCTGTATGGATCAGAGGGATCGGCTCCTCGGACTGCAGAGGGACACTCAGGCGTCGCTCGACCGCCTCAAAACGCTCATCAGGCTCATCCAGCGAGACCAGCTCGTCCAGGTCACCATGACTACCGTCGCCAAGCTCccccagctgtggatgaaaccCACCAGCACCGCCACCATAGTGGCGGCTCCGTCGGCCGCACCGCTTCAGCCGAGCCAAGACGACGTCACCAACTAG
- the phf21b gene encoding PHD finger protein 21B isoform X5 codes for MGYDRMKTPTLSPKKLAVRSCPVGTTKPLSLIKTPSQGIAISVVPAKAPVSMVTAHINGQKAPGPEPLQTSPINLQASGRAPAGAGVVPFGGGRRAGELLPPSQMLGTLTAVPIKVPQVSSLHRLAGQAATVLPQVRPKTQIPDSLPHSPCQDLQPLSLQRVTAVVSPKSQAPTLPTANSTFSSEHQPNSQNNASTPLLAPSLGPDLGSPSQHASAGPGVAYAIIAASPAPGNGVSAVSEAVKVIIIQPQAPSSIEGSPGAQADFPLQEAPTAKSPPKKKKEEDPEKIAFMVALGLVTTEQLEEIQTKRQERKRRSTANPAYSGLFEPERKRLPSHYLNSSLYLSAREDFCWKEELEHDDRCAVCKEEGELQPCHNCPRAYHPSCLHPPIKSPHRGPWYCPKCQKKVLNKENLSWPQNFVQSYVTHKTVRQEEKRRLLRRNNELKKECSHLEEQDQKLNKTLKACMDQRDRLLGLQRDTQASLDRLKTLIRLIQRDQLVQVTMTTVAKLPQLWMKPTSTATIVAAPSAAPLQPSQDDVTN; via the exons ATGGGATATGACAGAATGAAGACCCCAACCCTGAGTCCTAAG AAGCTGGCTGTCCGAAGCTGTCCCGTGGGGACCACCAAGCCGCTGTCGCTCAtcaagacccccagccagggcATCGCCATCTCCGTGGTTCCGGCCAAGGCTCCCGTTTCCATGGTGACAGCACACATTAACGGCCAGAAGGCGCCCGGGCCAGAGCCGCTGCAGACGTCGCCCATCAACCTCCAGGCGTCTGGCAGGGCGCCGGCCGGTGCCGGAGTCGTCCCATTTGGCGGCGGCAGACGAGCCGGGGAGCTGCTGCCCCCCTCCCAG ATGCTAGGAACTCTCACTGCTGTGCCCATCAAGGTGCCTCAAGTCAGCTCGCTGCACCGGCTGGCAGGACAAGCAGCCACTGTGCTACCTCAG GTCAGGCCAAAGACCCAGATCCCAGACAGCCTCCCCCACAGTCCCTGCCAGGATCTGCAGCCGCTCAGCCTGCAGAGAGTCACCGCTGTGGTCAGCCCCAAGAGCCAGGCCCCCACCCTGCCCACCGCCAACAGCACCTTCAGCTCGGAGCACCAGCCAAACAGCCAGAacaatgcctccactcctctGCTCGCCCCATCACTAGGCCCTGATTTGGGTAGCCCCTCCCAGCACGCCTCTGCAGGTCCCGGCGTGGCCTACGCCATCATCGCTGCCTCCCCTGCCCCCGGAAACGGGGTGTCGGCTGTCAGCGAAGCCGTAAAG GTGATAATTATCCAGCCGCAGGCCCCCAGCAGTATTGAGGGGTCCCCAGGGGCCCAGGCTGACTTCCCCTTACAGGAAGCTCCAACTGCTAAATCCCCtccaaagaagaaaaaggaggaggaCCCTGAG AAAATCGCCTTCATGGTCGCCCTCGGCCTCGTCACCACAGAGCAGCTAGAAG AGATCCAGACGAAgaggcaggagaggaagaggagaagcaCAGCCAACCCAGCCTACAGTGGCCTCTTCGAGCCGGAG AGGAAACGCCTGCCGTCACATTATCTGAACAGCTCCCTCTACCTGTCGGCACGAG AGGATTTCTGCTGGAAG gaggagctggagcatgACGACCGCTGCGCCGTCTGCAAGGAGGAAGGAGAACTGCAGCCCTGCCACAACTGCCCCCGAGCCTACCACCCCAGCTGCCTCCACCCGCCCATCAAAAGCCCCCACAGAGGCCCCTGGTACTGCCCCAAGTGCCAGAAGAAG GTCCTGAACAAGGAGAACCTGTCTTGGCCTCAGAACTTTGTTCAGTCCTATGTTACACATAAGACAG tgaggcaagaGGAGAAGCGGCGGCTGCTGAGACGAAACAacgagctgaagaaggagtgtTCTCACCTGGAGGAGCAGGACCAGAAGCTCAACAAGACGCTCAAA GCCTGTATGGATCAGAGGGATCGGCTCCTCGGACTGCAGAGGGACACTCAGGCGTCGCTCGACCGCCTCAAAACGCTCATCAGGCTCATCCAGCGAGACCAGCTCGTCCAGGTCACCATGACTACCGTCGCCAAGCTCccccagctgtggatgaaaccCACCAGCACCGCCACCATAGTGGCGGCTCCGTCGGCCGCACCGCTTCAGCCGAGCCAAGACGACGTCACCAACTAG
- the phf21b gene encoding PHD finger protein 21B isoform X4, with product MSMCPWARHLTPICLQNQTLCKGLNELQNGQKLAVRSCPVGTTKPLSLIKTPSQGIAISVVPAKAPVSMVTAHINGQKAPGPEPLQTSPINLQASGRAPAGAGVVPFGGGRRAGELLPPSQMLGTLTAVPIKVPQVSSLHRLAGQAATVLPQVRPKTQIPDSLPHSPCQDLQPLSLQRVTAVVSPKSQAPTLPTANSTFSSEHQPNSQNNASTPLLAPSLGPDLGSPSQHASAGPGVAYAIIAASPAPGNGVSAVSEAVKVIIIQPQAPSSIEGSPGAQADFPLQEAPTAKSPPKKKKEEDPEKIAFMVALGLVTTEQLEEIQTKRQERKRRSTANPAYSGLFEPERKRLPSHYLNSSLYLSAREDFCWKEELEHDDRCAVCKEEGELQPCHNCPRAYHPSCLHPPIKSPHRGPWYCPKCQKKVLNKENLSWPQNFVQSYVTHKTVRQEEKRRLLRRNNELKKECSHLEEQDQKLNKTLKACMDQRDRLLGLQRDTQASLDRLKTLIRLIQRDQLVQVTMTTVAKLPQLWMKPTSTATIVAAPSAAPLQPSQDDVTN from the exons aaCCAGACGTTGTGCAAAGGCCTCAATGAGCTTCAGAACGGTCAG AAGCTGGCTGTCCGAAGCTGTCCCGTGGGGACCACCAAGCCGCTGTCGCTCAtcaagacccccagccagggcATCGCCATCTCCGTGGTTCCGGCCAAGGCTCCCGTTTCCATGGTGACAGCACACATTAACGGCCAGAAGGCGCCCGGGCCAGAGCCGCTGCAGACGTCGCCCATCAACCTCCAGGCGTCTGGCAGGGCGCCGGCCGGTGCCGGAGTCGTCCCATTTGGCGGCGGCAGACGAGCCGGGGAGCTGCTGCCCCCCTCCCAG ATGCTAGGAACTCTCACTGCTGTGCCCATCAAGGTGCCTCAAGTCAGCTCGCTGCACCGGCTGGCAGGACAAGCAGCCACTGTGCTACCTCAG GTCAGGCCAAAGACCCAGATCCCAGACAGCCTCCCCCACAGTCCCTGCCAGGATCTGCAGCCGCTCAGCCTGCAGAGAGTCACCGCTGTGGTCAGCCCCAAGAGCCAGGCCCCCACCCTGCCCACCGCCAACAGCACCTTCAGCTCGGAGCACCAGCCAAACAGCCAGAacaatgcctccactcctctGCTCGCCCCATCACTAGGCCCTGATTTGGGTAGCCCCTCCCAGCACGCCTCTGCAGGTCCCGGCGTGGCCTACGCCATCATCGCTGCCTCCCCTGCCCCCGGAAACGGGGTGTCGGCTGTCAGCGAAGCCGTAAAG GTGATAATTATCCAGCCGCAGGCCCCCAGCAGTATTGAGGGGTCCCCAGGGGCCCAGGCTGACTTCCCCTTACAGGAAGCTCCAACTGCTAAATCCCCtccaaagaagaaaaaggaggaggaCCCTGAG AAAATCGCCTTCATGGTCGCCCTCGGCCTCGTCACCACAGAGCAGCTAGAAG AGATCCAGACGAAgaggcaggagaggaagaggagaagcaCAGCCAACCCAGCCTACAGTGGCCTCTTCGAGCCGGAG AGGAAACGCCTGCCGTCACATTATCTGAACAGCTCCCTCTACCTGTCGGCACGAG AGGATTTCTGCTGGAAG gaggagctggagcatgACGACCGCTGCGCCGTCTGCAAGGAGGAAGGAGAACTGCAGCCCTGCCACAACTGCCCCCGAGCCTACCACCCCAGCTGCCTCCACCCGCCCATCAAAAGCCCCCACAGAGGCCCCTGGTACTGCCCCAAGTGCCAGAAGAAG GTCCTGAACAAGGAGAACCTGTCTTGGCCTCAGAACTTTGTTCAGTCCTATGTTACACATAAGACAG tgaggcaagaGGAGAAGCGGCGGCTGCTGAGACGAAACAacgagctgaagaaggagtgtTCTCACCTGGAGGAGCAGGACCAGAAGCTCAACAAGACGCTCAAA GCCTGTATGGATCAGAGGGATCGGCTCCTCGGACTGCAGAGGGACACTCAGGCGTCGCTCGACCGCCTCAAAACGCTCATCAGGCTCATCCAGCGAGACCAGCTCGTCCAGGTCACCATGACTACCGTCGCCAAGCTCccccagctgtggatgaaaccCACCAGCACCGCCACCATAGTGGCGGCTCCGTCGGCCGCACCGCTTCAGCCGAGCCAAGACGACGTCACCAACTAG
- the phf21b gene encoding PHD finger protein 21B isoform X3: MDEISQRGGMRAGRMDRLNQTLCKGLNELQNGQKLAVRSCPVGTTKPLSLIKTPSQGIAISVVPAKAPVSMVTAHINGQKAPGPEPLQTSPINLQASGRAPAGAGVVPFGGGRRAGELLPPSQMLGTLTAVPIKVPQVSSLHRLAGQAATVLPQVRPKTQIPDSLPHSPCQDLQPLSLQRVTAVVSPKSQAPTLPTANSTFSSEHQPNSQNNASTPLLAPSLGPDLGSPSQHASAGPGVAYAIIAASPAPGNGVSAVSEAVKVIIIQPQAPSSIEGSPGAQADFPLQEAPTAKSPPKKKKEEDPEKIAFMVALGLVTTEQLEEIQTKRQERKRRSTANPAYSGLFEPERKRLPSHYLNSSLYLSAREDFCWKEELEHDDRCAVCKEEGELQPCHNCPRAYHPSCLHPPIKSPHRGPWYCPKCQKKVLNKENLSWPQNFVQSYVTHKTVRQEEKRRLLRRNNELKKECSHLEEQDQKLNKTLKACMDQRDRLLGLQRDTQASLDRLKTLIRLIQRDQLVQVTMTTVAKLPQLWMKPTSTATIVAAPSAAPLQPSQDDVTN; encoded by the exons aaCCAGACGTTGTGCAAAGGCCTCAATGAGCTTCAGAACGGTCAG AAGCTGGCTGTCCGAAGCTGTCCCGTGGGGACCACCAAGCCGCTGTCGCTCAtcaagacccccagccagggcATCGCCATCTCCGTGGTTCCGGCCAAGGCTCCCGTTTCCATGGTGACAGCACACATTAACGGCCAGAAGGCGCCCGGGCCAGAGCCGCTGCAGACGTCGCCCATCAACCTCCAGGCGTCTGGCAGGGCGCCGGCCGGTGCCGGAGTCGTCCCATTTGGCGGCGGCAGACGAGCCGGGGAGCTGCTGCCCCCCTCCCAG ATGCTAGGAACTCTCACTGCTGTGCCCATCAAGGTGCCTCAAGTCAGCTCGCTGCACCGGCTGGCAGGACAAGCAGCCACTGTGCTACCTCAG GTCAGGCCAAAGACCCAGATCCCAGACAGCCTCCCCCACAGTCCCTGCCAGGATCTGCAGCCGCTCAGCCTGCAGAGAGTCACCGCTGTGGTCAGCCCCAAGAGCCAGGCCCCCACCCTGCCCACCGCCAACAGCACCTTCAGCTCGGAGCACCAGCCAAACAGCCAGAacaatgcctccactcctctGCTCGCCCCATCACTAGGCCCTGATTTGGGTAGCCCCTCCCAGCACGCCTCTGCAGGTCCCGGCGTGGCCTACGCCATCATCGCTGCCTCCCCTGCCCCCGGAAACGGGGTGTCGGCTGTCAGCGAAGCCGTAAAG GTGATAATTATCCAGCCGCAGGCCCCCAGCAGTATTGAGGGGTCCCCAGGGGCCCAGGCTGACTTCCCCTTACAGGAAGCTCCAACTGCTAAATCCCCtccaaagaagaaaaaggaggaggaCCCTGAG AAAATCGCCTTCATGGTCGCCCTCGGCCTCGTCACCACAGAGCAGCTAGAAG AGATCCAGACGAAgaggcaggagaggaagaggagaagcaCAGCCAACCCAGCCTACAGTGGCCTCTTCGAGCCGGAG AGGAAACGCCTGCCGTCACATTATCTGAACAGCTCCCTCTACCTGTCGGCACGAG AGGATTTCTGCTGGAAG gaggagctggagcatgACGACCGCTGCGCCGTCTGCAAGGAGGAAGGAGAACTGCAGCCCTGCCACAACTGCCCCCGAGCCTACCACCCCAGCTGCCTCCACCCGCCCATCAAAAGCCCCCACAGAGGCCCCTGGTACTGCCCCAAGTGCCAGAAGAAG GTCCTGAACAAGGAGAACCTGTCTTGGCCTCAGAACTTTGTTCAGTCCTATGTTACACATAAGACAG tgaggcaagaGGAGAAGCGGCGGCTGCTGAGACGAAACAacgagctgaagaaggagtgtTCTCACCTGGAGGAGCAGGACCAGAAGCTCAACAAGACGCTCAAA GCCTGTATGGATCAGAGGGATCGGCTCCTCGGACTGCAGAGGGACACTCAGGCGTCGCTCGACCGCCTCAAAACGCTCATCAGGCTCATCCAGCGAGACCAGCTCGTCCAGGTCACCATGACTACCGTCGCCAAGCTCccccagctgtggatgaaaccCACCAGCACCGCCACCATAGTGGCGGCTCCGTCGGCCGCACCGCTTCAGCCGAGCCAAGACGACGTCACCAACTAG
- the phf21b gene encoding PHD finger protein 21B isoform X2, producing MELQGLQEALKVELQCHQNQTLCKGLNELQNGQKLAVRSCPVGTTKPLSLIKTPSQGIAISVVPAKAPVSMVTAHINGQKAPGPEPLQTSPINLQASGRAPAGAGVVPFGGGRRAGELLPPSQMLGTLTAVPIKVPQVSSLHRLAGQAATVLPQVRPKTQIPDSLPHSPCQDLQPLSLQRVTAVVSPKSQAPTLPTANSTFSSEHQPNSQNNASTPLLAPSLGPDLGSPSQHASAGPGVAYAIIAASPAPGNGVSAVSEAVKVIIIQPQAPSSIEGSPGAQADFPLQEAPTAKSPPKKKKEEDPEKIAFMVALGLVTTEQLEEIQTKRQERKRRSTANPAYSGLFEPERKRLPSHYLNSSLYLSAREDFCWKEELEHDDRCAVCKEEGELQPCHNCPRAYHPSCLHPPIKSPHRGPWYCPKCQKKVLNKENLSWPQNFVQSYVTHKTVRQEEKRRLLRRNNELKKECSHLEEQDQKLNKTLKACMDQRDRLLGLQRDTQASLDRLKTLIRLIQRDQLVQVTMTTVAKLPQLWMKPTSTATIVAAPSAAPLQPSQDDVTN from the exons aaCCAGACGTTGTGCAAAGGCCTCAATGAGCTTCAGAACGGTCAG AAGCTGGCTGTCCGAAGCTGTCCCGTGGGGACCACCAAGCCGCTGTCGCTCAtcaagacccccagccagggcATCGCCATCTCCGTGGTTCCGGCCAAGGCTCCCGTTTCCATGGTGACAGCACACATTAACGGCCAGAAGGCGCCCGGGCCAGAGCCGCTGCAGACGTCGCCCATCAACCTCCAGGCGTCTGGCAGGGCGCCGGCCGGTGCCGGAGTCGTCCCATTTGGCGGCGGCAGACGAGCCGGGGAGCTGCTGCCCCCCTCCCAG ATGCTAGGAACTCTCACTGCTGTGCCCATCAAGGTGCCTCAAGTCAGCTCGCTGCACCGGCTGGCAGGACAAGCAGCCACTGTGCTACCTCAG GTCAGGCCAAAGACCCAGATCCCAGACAGCCTCCCCCACAGTCCCTGCCAGGATCTGCAGCCGCTCAGCCTGCAGAGAGTCACCGCTGTGGTCAGCCCCAAGAGCCAGGCCCCCACCCTGCCCACCGCCAACAGCACCTTCAGCTCGGAGCACCAGCCAAACAGCCAGAacaatgcctccactcctctGCTCGCCCCATCACTAGGCCCTGATTTGGGTAGCCCCTCCCAGCACGCCTCTGCAGGTCCCGGCGTGGCCTACGCCATCATCGCTGCCTCCCCTGCCCCCGGAAACGGGGTGTCGGCTGTCAGCGAAGCCGTAAAG GTGATAATTATCCAGCCGCAGGCCCCCAGCAGTATTGAGGGGTCCCCAGGGGCCCAGGCTGACTTCCCCTTACAGGAAGCTCCAACTGCTAAATCCCCtccaaagaagaaaaaggaggaggaCCCTGAG AAAATCGCCTTCATGGTCGCCCTCGGCCTCGTCACCACAGAGCAGCTAGAAG AGATCCAGACGAAgaggcaggagaggaagaggagaagcaCAGCCAACCCAGCCTACAGTGGCCTCTTCGAGCCGGAG AGGAAACGCCTGCCGTCACATTATCTGAACAGCTCCCTCTACCTGTCGGCACGAG AGGATTTCTGCTGGAAG gaggagctggagcatgACGACCGCTGCGCCGTCTGCAAGGAGGAAGGAGAACTGCAGCCCTGCCACAACTGCCCCCGAGCCTACCACCCCAGCTGCCTCCACCCGCCCATCAAAAGCCCCCACAGAGGCCCCTGGTACTGCCCCAAGTGCCAGAAGAAG GTCCTGAACAAGGAGAACCTGTCTTGGCCTCAGAACTTTGTTCAGTCCTATGTTACACATAAGACAG tgaggcaagaGGAGAAGCGGCGGCTGCTGAGACGAAACAacgagctgaagaaggagtgtTCTCACCTGGAGGAGCAGGACCAGAAGCTCAACAAGACGCTCAAA GCCTGTATGGATCAGAGGGATCGGCTCCTCGGACTGCAGAGGGACACTCAGGCGTCGCTCGACCGCCTCAAAACGCTCATCAGGCTCATCCAGCGAGACCAGCTCGTCCAGGTCACCATGACTACCGTCGCCAAGCTCccccagctgtggatgaaaccCACCAGCACCGCCACCATAGTGGCGGCTCCGTCGGCCGCACCGCTTCAGCCGAGCCAAGACGACGTCACCAACTAG